The following coding sequences are from one Capsicum annuum cultivar UCD-10X-F1 chromosome 3, UCD10Xv1.1, whole genome shotgun sequence window:
- the LOC107856009 gene encoding bidirectional sugar transporter SWEET12, translated as MAGISGHWAFAFGVLGNIVSFIVFLSPIPTFYRIYKKKSTEGYQSIPYVIALFSCMLWMYYAFLKTNVTLLITINSFGLFIETIYVGVYLFYAPKKAKVYTVKMLLLTVVGGFGAIILVTQFLFKGVVRGQIVGWICLVFSLCVFVAPLGIVRKVIKTKSVEYMPLLLSVFLTLSAVMWFFYGLLLKDINIAAPNVLGFIFGILQIVLYAIYSKKERAVLKEQKLPEIQKPAVIVEDENTNANKKLPELTQEQIIDIVKLGLLVCADKVHVATCPNDTNCGVKATNNVENIPKLQTVEAN; from the exons ATGGCTGGTATTTCTGGTCACTGGGCTTTTGCTTTTGGTGTCCTTG GTAACATTGTCTCGTTCATTGTGTTCCTTTCTCCGAT CCCAACATTCTATCGAATTTACAAGAAGAAATCAACAGAAGGGTATCAGTCAATTCCATATGTGATTGCTCTCTTTAGTTGCATGCTTTGGATGTACTATGCATTTTTGAAGACCAATGTCACCCTACTCATAACAATCAACTCTTTTGGTTTGTTCATCGAAACTATCTACGTTGGTGTCTACCTCTTCTACGCACCAAAGAAAGCCAAG GTATACACAGTAAAGATGTTGCTTTTAACAGTGGTTGGTGGATTTGGTGCAATTATTCTGGTTACTCAATTTCTATTCAAAGGAGTTGTTCGTGGACAAATAGTTGGATGGATTTGCCTTGTTTTCTCCTTATGTGTATTTGTTGCACCCTTAGGCATTGTG AGAAAAGTGATCAAAACAAAGAGTGTGGAGTACATGCCGTTACTCCTATCAGTATTTCTCACATTAAGTGCTGTTATGTGGTTTTTCTATGGTCTCCTACTAAAAGACATTAACATTGCT gCTCCAAATGTATTGGGATTCATATTTGGTATACTCCAAATTGTGCTGTATGCAATATACAGCAAAAAAGAGAGAGCCGTCCTAAAAGAACAGAAACTTCCAGAGATACAAAAGCCAGCAGTAATTGTGGAGGATGAGAACACAAATGCTAATAAGAAGCTTCCAGAACTCACACAAGAACAAATTATTGACATAGTGAAACTTGGTTTACTTGTTTGCGCAGATAAAGTACATGTTGCCACGTGtccaaatgatactaattgtggaGTTAAAGCCACTAATAATGTAGAAAACATACCCAAACTGCAAACTGTGGAAGCCAACTAA